The Achromobacter deleyi region GGCGGAGCTGGTGAAGAGCTTCCATGGGTTCATCGACATCAGCCCGCTGAAGATCCAGGTGATGGTGATCGCGGCGAACAACAGGCCGCTGATGTGATGCCAGCGCATCATGCTTTCGCGGTAGGGCGAACGGCTGCCGCTGGCGTAGGGCCGCGGAAAGCGCCAGCGCAGGATGCCGACGACCGTGCCCGTCAGCGCCAGCAGCACGCCGGCGACCGACAGCCACACCACGATGTCATGCCACCACGGATCCAGCGCGTTGCCGCGCAGCGGATACAGCCAGTGGATCCACGCGCCCGCGTAGTTCCATCCGCGTTCCGCACGGGTGGCATCCAGCAGCACCGCGCCCGTGGCGGACGAAATGTAGAGGCGCGTATGCGACGGATCATCCATGTCCACGCGATGCAGGGGGCGGTGCGCGTCGAGCGCGCGGGAATGCGTGTAGACGTCTTCGATCACCGTGCCCTGGTAGCTTGCGGCGTACCGTCCGCCGAACCAGGCGGCGGCGGTGGCTTGCGCGACGCCCGCGTCGGCGGCGGGCAGCAGGGCGCCGGTGGCGGCGTCCACCACCTTGGGCGCCTGGCCCTTGCCGGCCGCGACCTCGTAGACCGGCGCGCCGCCCCGTGTGGCGGCCAGGACCAGGCCCGGCGAGTTAGCCACCCCCGCGGCCGCCAGCGCCCGGGCGGGCGCGATGACGTCGCGGGCGGCATCCAGCGGCGCCAGATGCGTCAGGCGCTCCTGGGGCGTGAGCTTCGGGTAGCCCACATACATCATCACCACGCCCGAGATGAACCACATGGCGAAGAACAGGCACAGCACGATGCCTGCCCAGCGGTGCGTCAGGTAAAGCCAGCGCTTGGCGCGCGCGGCCAGCGGCGGCCCTGCGGGCCGCGCGGGTGAACGGGGGGGAGGGACGGTAGTGACGGGCATGGGCGCTCGGGTCTGACGTGACGGCGCAGGGCAGCGCGCGGGGCGCGCAGGCGATGCGTGGCGATGGGGGGCGGGAGCGGGCGCGGCCGTTCTCAGGCGGCGCCCTGCGGGGTCAGACCGCTGGAGGCGCGCGCGGCTGGGCCGCGCTCCAGGCGTGCAGGGACTGGGCCGCGCTGAAGAACAATGGCGGATAGCCGATGGCGCGGGCCGCGGGGGCCGGCAGGACAGGTACCGACGCGGGCAGGATGCCGACGCCGGCTTGCGGATTGCGGCAAAGCGGGCAGTGGTGGCCGTCCTCGTGGGAATCGGCATGCCCGTCGCCGTGATCGTCCGGGCGGACGTCCAGCGTCAGGGTGGATTCCCCTTCGCTTGCGCAATAGTCGATGCTGATGCGCTGGAGGTGATCGCCCTGGGGGTTCAGGCTCAAGGCATGTGCAAGCGACGGCGCCAGCGATGCCCACAGGATCGCGGCAAGCGCGATCCACAAGGAAGGGCGGGTCAGGAAGGACGCGGAGCACATGGCCGCCGATTATATCGGAGCAGACCGGCGCCCGCCGCGGGCCGCCGCTACACGGACAGGTGCCGGCGCACGTCCTCGCCGTCGATGGCGTCGCGTCCGCCGCTGGCCACGACTTCGCCGCGCGACAGCACCACGAACTGGTCCGCCAGTTCACGCGCGAAATCGAAGTACTGTTCGCACAGCAGGATGGCGATGTCGCCGCGTTGGCGCAGCATGTGGATGACGCGCGCGATGTCCTTGATGATGGACGGCTGGATGCCTTCGGTGGGTTCGTCCAGGATGATGAGCCTGGGCTCGGCCACCAGCGCCCGCGCAATGGCCAGCTGCTGTTGCTGGCCGCCGGAGAGGTCGCCGCCGCGGCGCGACAGCATGCTCTTGAGCACCGGGAACAGTTCGAAGACCTCTTCCTTGATGCGGCGGGCCCGGGCCGCCGGTTTGGTCGCCATGCCCATCAGGATGTTTTCTTCCACCGTCAGCCGGGCGAAGATGTCGCGGCCTTGCGGCACATAGGCCATGCCGCGCGCCGCGCGCTGGTGCGGCGCCAGGCGCGTGATGTCCGCGCCGTCGAAGGCGATGCCGCCGCGGGCCACGGGCAGCACGCCCATCACGCACTTGAGCAGCGTCGTCTTGCCCACGCCGTTGCGGCCCAGCAGCGCCAGGCATTCGCCTTGCTTCACGGTGAGCGACACGCCGCGCAGCGTGTGGCTGCCGCCGTAGTATTGGTCTATCGTGTTTACGTCCAGCATGTCAGCGCCCCAGGTAGACTTCGATCACGCGCGGGTCGGCCTGGACCTTGCTCATCGGCCCCTCCGCCAGCACCGAACCTTCGTGCAGCACCGTGACCTTGCCGTCGCCGGCGATCTGGTTGACGAAGTCCATGTCGTGCTCCACCACCATCAGGGAATGGCGTCCGCGCAGCTCGTTCAGCAGTTCACCGGTGCGTTCGGTTTCGGCGTCCGTCATGCCGGCCACGGGCTCGTCCAGCAGCAAGAGCTGCGGCTCCTGCATCAGCAGCATGCCGATCTCCAGCCACTGCTTCTGGCCATGCGACAGCAGTCCGGCCGGCCGCCACACTTCGGGCCGCAGCCGGATCAGGTCCAGGGTTTCGCCGATCTTGTCGGCCTCTTCGCCGGTCAGGCGCGAGAACAGGGTGGGACGCACGCGCTTGTCCGTCTTCATCGCCAGCTCCAGGTTCTCGAACACGGTGTGCTGCTCGAACACGGTGGGCCGCTGGAATTTGCGGCCGATGCCGGCGTGCGCGATCTGCGCCTCGGTCAGCGTGGTCAGGTCGATGCTCTGGCCGAAGTAGGCGGTGCCCGCCGTGGGCCGCGTCTTGCCCGTGATCACGTCCATCATCGTGGTCTTGCCCGCGCCGTTGGGGCCGATGACGCAGCGCAGTTCCCCCACGCCGATGTCGAGCGTCAGGTCGTTCAAGGCCTTGAATCCGTCGAAGCTGACCGTGATGCCCTCCAGGTACAGGATGGCCCCGTGGCTGGTGTCCAGGCCCTTGGGGCTGACGCGGCCGTAGCCGGCGTCGCCGCTGGGGCCGCCG contains the following coding sequences:
- a CDS encoding PepSY-associated TM helix domain-containing protein, with translation MPVTTVPPPRSPARPAGPPLAARAKRWLYLTHRWAGIVLCLFFAMWFISGVVMMYVGYPKLTPQERLTHLAPLDAARDVIAPARALAAAGVANSPGLVLAATRGGAPVYEVAAGKGQAPKVVDAATGALLPAADAGVAQATAAAWFGGRYAASYQGTVIEDVYTHSRALDAHRPLHRVDMDDPSHTRLYISSATGAVLLDATRAERGWNYAGAWIHWLYPLRGNALDPWWHDIVVWLSVAGVLLALTGTVVGILRWRFPRPYASGSRSPYRESMMRWHHISGLLFAAITITWIFSGLMSMNPWKLFTSSAAPLARAAYAGQAGPDPLAPAQALIAAAPSPPVELRWTRAAGQDLVLARGASGRTDVLSAATARPLVLDEAVLRRAAATLLPGAQLAQAQVLRDYDLYYYARDEHAMMGHVEKPLPVWRLVYDNPQASWVYLDPKTGEILDRQDRSTRAGRWLFAFLHSWDWTGLLNRRPLWDALLIFLSLGGAALSLTGVVIGWRRLGRKLRA
- a CDS encoding DUF2946 domain-containing protein, coding for MCSASFLTRPSLWIALAAILWASLAPSLAHALSLNPQGDHLQRISIDYCASEGESTLTLDVRPDDHGDGHADSHEDGHHCPLCRNPQAGVGILPASVPVLPAPAARAIGYPPLFFSAAQSLHAWSAAQPRAPPAV
- the urtD gene encoding urea ABC transporter ATP-binding protein UrtD, which produces MTTTHTESAMLDGGPSGDAGYGRVSPKGLDTSHGAILYLEGITVSFDGFKALNDLTLDIGVGELRCVIGPNGAGKTTMMDVITGKTRPTAGTAYFGQSIDLTTLTEAQIAHAGIGRKFQRPTVFEQHTVFENLELAMKTDKRVRPTLFSRLTGEEADKIGETLDLIRLRPEVWRPAGLLSHGQKQWLEIGMLLMQEPQLLLLDEPVAGMTDAETERTGELLNELRGRHSLMVVEHDMDFVNQIAGDGKVTVLHEGSVLAEGPMSKVQADPRVIEVYLGR
- the urtE gene encoding urea ABC transporter ATP-binding subunit UrtE encodes the protein MLDVNTIDQYYGGSHTLRGVSLTVKQGECLALLGRNGVGKTTLLKCVMGVLPVARGGIAFDGADITRLAPHQRAARGMAYVPQGRDIFARLTVEENILMGMATKPAARARRIKEEVFELFPVLKSMLSRRGGDLSGGQQQQLAIARALVAEPRLIILDEPTEGIQPSIIKDIARVIHMLRQRGDIAILLCEQYFDFARELADQFVVLSRGEVVASGGRDAIDGEDVRRHLSV